In the Lepidochelys kempii isolate rLepKem1 chromosome 4, rLepKem1.hap2, whole genome shotgun sequence genome, ggggaaagacgtttccaaacggactctttcttaataaaataataccggttagatgtttagtggtggcagcgaaagtccaagggcaaaaggtaaaatagtttgtaccttggggaagttttaaactaagctggtaaaagtaagcttaggaggttttcatgcaggtccccacatctgtaccctagcgttcagagtggggaaggaaccttgacaattacCAATATCTTATTTTGAAGTGTTGACacgagaactggacacagtattcaagaaaTGGTTTCATCGGCATACAGAAGTACTACAACCTTCCTACTCCTATttgatattcccctgtttatacatcccaagatcacattagccctCTTAGTTACAGCATtgccctgggagctcatgttcagttgattatccatcATAGCCcaaaagtccttttcagagtcactactttccAGGAGACAGTTCCCCATCCTACAAATGTGACCgaccttcacacacacacagccgccCCAATTTATGACACtgcatttgtctgtattaaaatgtatattgttcaGGTAAGCCCAACTTATCATTGGATCCAAATTGCTCTGTAGAACTATCCTAATAATTATTTTTACTGTActgatttttgtgtcatctgcacacttTGCCAGGGGTGATTTTATATCTTACATTTGgaaagaacagatccctgtgggactgaACTAGAAACACCCACATTGGATGACgagtccccatttacaattactttttgagttCACTAAGTTAGtcaatttttaatcaatttattGAATACAGGCCCTTGGTTCTGGTCTCCTTTTAATTAATGTaattgagccagattctcagctggtgtaaatctgcctGGCTCCATTCAGAAGTCACCTGGCTCTATATGTCTTTTGTTAGTGTTGGTATGTGACTGAAGTGAAGTAATGGTCTTTCCAGGGTCCATCACTCTCAAATGGCTATTACTGTATTATTTCATTCTACTTTCTAAATTTCTTATCACATGTATCTCTTAAATAGTTACCTCCCTAGAATGACCAAGGCTATTAGTGATGTCAGGCATTCAATTTTCCTTTAATAACAAATACAAAGTATCCAGAGGTTTAATAAGTCAATATCACTCTATCAGTCACTTCACAactcaatatatttttatataaaatttgaTGTACATTATCttaaatttgtttaaatattattATAAACATAATCTTTAAGAGGATGCAGGTCTGGAGTGACAGTCATTCATTAgtatattattaattttattatccCTGCTCTTTGGTAAAATGTCCTGCATAGAGGCTGGAAACCTTCTTCCACATTCGATTTGTGGTCccatcaaaacaaaaataaaattacagttcATATCATTATTGTTTTGTCTCCTATACACTCCAAATCAAATCCTGTGTCAGATTGTCTAGTTTGTTTGGAGAAGTTTTGACATCTCCCATATCACAGTTCATCGTCATCAGATAAGGCATCGAGATAATCTGTATCAACATATAAGAGAAATCCAGAAAACAAACTGTCTGACCAAGTGGGATCTGCAAAGAGACCATTTTGGTCAGTGTAGAAGATCTCAAGCCACACTTCATCTTCTGCCTGAAGATAGATCACCGTGGATCCAGAAGCTACGTCATGGTTTCCTGTGTTAGCGTCAAATGTCTTTATTCGGTATTTCCCATTATGAACCAGCCCAATTGCAAGATGCTTATTTGCTAAGGTGATCTCATAAGAGAAGTAATAAATCCCTGGAAAAGCACATATAAATTTCCCCGTGGAAGGACTGTAATGCTCACCCTCATTGAAAAGGACTTTATTGAATATGATTGGTAATCTTTCTTCTGGGTAGCTCGTGGTGATGCCAACAGAAAAGGCAGATTTCAGCACTATCCTTCCACACTTACAGATCCCTGGTACACCTCGTTCTCCTCGTTCTCCTTTATCTCCCTTAGGCCCAGGTGGTCCAGCGGGACCCACTTCGCCTTTGGCACCAACCAATCCTGTAGGTCCTTTTTTACCAGACTGTCCTGGGTCTCCTTTATCTCCAGTTGTTCCTAAAGGTCCAGTCTTGCCTCTTAAACcttgaaaaacattttatattGGTTAATTATTACATACACAATCTCTTTTGTAGGTGGCAAAGCAAATGATTCCATGAGCTCCTGGATATGTTTgaacaaaattaaatatataattaaactGGTTTGGTGTAATCCttgtcagattttcaaaaacaccccACACTTAGAACGgaatttgagatttaaaaaacatgtctatttttgtttttgtgtgcacTGACAATGCATAAAATTCATCACATGTCAAACAAGGGTGAGACGTTATATTAATACTAAGGACCTTAAtctggcatttatttatttaaaggtaAAACTCCATTTATTCTTAATGGAAGTTCTGTGTGCAGAACAATGACAGGATATAGCCATAAGAGCTTGAAAATTCTATTAGTAAGTTATGTCACTATTGACAAGAAATAGCTTATATTTTTTAGACTGGAAATTCTTTAAAACTTCCAGTTACTGTATGGCAGAGGTCCCGGCGTGCCCCCAGCAGGGAGTGGAGGAACATCTGAGATGGCATGGCgggacccaggccagcccccacgagatgggaggaaggagggagcaccacccagcctcCTCCCCGCCTCCAACTCTGTTCTGGTCCCATCTCCAGACACATTGATGGCTCCTGGCCTGGTGCCCAGTCCAGTCCTCAgcatggctctgctcccagccccattcCAGCCCACAGCCTAGGCTGTTGGCCACGGCTCCATTCCTGGCccggggctgaggctgggggccaggccaggagcagagctgcatcTGGCCATGGGCCCGGCTGCCGGCCCTCACCAtagcctggctgcagctctaCTCCAGCCTCTCCCACCCTGTCCCCAAGCCACGGCTCCCctcctggctctggggtgggtatGGGGGGTGTGACCCTCAAAAGTCTGGGGACCGCTGCTATATGGCATAGACATTTGACAACCAAAGTATTAAACAGTACCTCTCAACTGAACTCAATCTATTAAACTGTACTTTTCTTATGTCTATATAATATTATACGTATTATACTATAATAGTTACCTATGTTTTCAAagatgccagaagggaccactgcgatcatctattctgaccccctgtatagcacaggccataaaaaaaaccaaattcctagaacagatcttttagaaaaacatccaattttgatttaaaaattgtcagtgaggaagaatccaccacaacccttggtatattgttccaatggttaattactttcattgTTAAAGtgttatgccttatttccagtctgaatttatctagcttcaacttccagccattggatcatgttatacctttttctgctagattgaagagctcattatcaaatatttgtttcccatgtagatacttagagtctgtaatcaagtcatcccttaaccttctgttAA is a window encoding:
- the C1QTNF7 gene encoding complement C1q tumor necrosis factor-related protein 7, whose product is MFALLYITSFAIYTSGQSLHNQLKGENYYTRYICSIPGLPGPAGLPGAIGSPGPHGRIGLPGRDGRDGRKGERGEKGNAGLRGKTGPLGTTGDKGDPGQSGKKGPTGLVGAKGEVGPAGPPGPKGDKGERGERGVPGICKCGRIVLKSAFSVGITTSYPEERLPIIFNKVLFNEGEHYSPSTGKFICAFPGIYYFSYEITLANKHLAIGLVHNGKYRIKTFDANTGNHDVASGSTVIYLQAEDEVWLEIFYTDQNGLFADPTWSDSLFSGFLLYVDTDYLDALSDDDEL